One genomic segment of Roseovarius carneus includes these proteins:
- the tolB gene encoding Tol-Pal system beta propeller repeat protein TolB, producing MMRLVTLLAFMTLAALFSGMPAPGHAQDGPLRIEITEGVIEPMPFAVPAFVADSAGGEQVARDIAGVISADLSGTGLFREIPSEAFISRITSFASPVQFADWKAVNAQALVTGAVSVDSAGKLVVRFRVWDVFAGQELGSGLQFVGTVQGWRRMAHKVADQVYSRITGESGYFDSRVVFVAETGPKDQRAKRLAIMDYDGANVSYLTDSSALVLAPRFSPTGDRILYTSYETGFPRIYVLDVASVTRRVLESQDGTMSFAPRFGPDGQVVVYSLSRGGNTDIFRMDIGSGRSTQLTNAPSIETAPSFSPDGSQIVFESDRAGSNQIYVMSASGGEARRISSGTGQYGTPVWSPRGDLIAFTKQSKGRFHIGVMRTDGSEERLLTASFLDEGPTWSPNGRVIMFTRETQGAQGQANLYSVDITGRNLRKVPTTSGASDPSWSPLQ from the coding sequence ATGATGCGTCTCGTGACCCTTCTGGCCTTTATGACCCTTGCCGCCCTGTTCTCGGGGATGCCCGCGCCCGGCCACGCGCAGGATGGGCCCTTGCGGATCGAAATCACCGAAGGTGTGATCGAGCCTATGCCTTTCGCGGTCCCGGCCTTTGTCGCCGACAGCGCAGGGGGCGAGCAGGTCGCGCGCGACATCGCGGGCGTGATCTCCGCCGATCTGAGTGGCACAGGGCTTTTCCGGGAAATCCCCTCCGAGGCCTTCATTAGCCGTATCACCAGTTTTGCCAGCCCTGTGCAATTCGCCGATTGGAAGGCCGTGAACGCGCAGGCCCTCGTCACCGGTGCTGTGAGCGTGGACAGCGCGGGCAAGCTGGTTGTGCGCTTTCGGGTGTGGGACGTGTTCGCGGGGCAGGAACTTGGCAGCGGGCTGCAATTCGTGGGCACGGTGCAGGGCTGGCGGCGCATGGCGCATAAGGTTGCCGATCAGGTCTATAGCCGCATCACCGGCGAGAGCGGATATTTCGACAGCCGGGTTGTCTTTGTCGCCGAAACCGGCCCCAAGGATCAGCGCGCCAAGCGCCTTGCGATCATGGATTATGACGGCGCCAATGTAAGCTACCTCACCGATAGCAGCGCGCTTGTTCTCGCCCCGCGCTTTTCGCCCACGGGCGACCGGATCCTCTACACTAGCTATGAGACGGGCTTTCCGCGCATTTATGTGCTGGACGTGGCCAGCGTGACGCGGCGTGTGCTGGAAAGCCAGGATGGGACGATGAGCTTTGCGCCGCGCTTTGGCCCCGATGGGCAGGTTGTTGTCTACTCGCTCAGCCGGGGGGGGAATACGGATATCTTCCGCATGGATATCGGCTCAGGGCGCAGCACACAGCTGACCAATGCGCCGTCGATCGAGACCGCCCCAAGCTTCAGCCCCGATGGCAGCCAGATCGTGTTTGAGAGCGACCGGGCGGGCTCCAATCAGATCTATGTGATGAGTGCCTCGGGCGGCGAAGCGCGCCGGATCAGCAGCGGCACAGGCCAATATGGCACACCCGTCTGGTCCCCGCGCGGTGATCTCATCGCGTTCACCAAGCAATCCAAGGGCCGGTTCCATATCGGCGTGATGCGCACCGATGGCAGCGAAGAACGGCTTTTGACCGCGTCCTTCCTCGATGAGGGGCCCACATGGTCGCCCAATGGCCGCGTGATCATGTTCACCCGCGAGACCCAAGGCGCACAGGGGCAGGCAAACCTCTATTCCGTCGATATCACGGGCCGGAACCTGCGCAAGGTGCCGACCACAAGCGGGGCGAGCGATCCGTCATGGTCGCCGCTGCAATAA
- the pal gene encoding peptidoglycan-associated lipoprotein Pal, which translates to MKLIKSTLMLTAALALAACTNPDRFGDNGNAVDLNSANGGFAGSASDPTSPAYFQQTVGDRILFPVDQFTLTADARATLDGQATWLMTNTDFDAVIEGHADEQGTREYNLALGARRANSVQEYLLSRGVPGNRMRVVSFGKERPIELCSAESCYAQNRRAVTVISISPTS; encoded by the coding sequence ATGAAACTGATTAAATCCACACTGATGCTGACGGCGGCACTGGCGCTGGCGGCGTGTACCAATCCTGACCGGTTTGGTGATAACGGCAACGCGGTCGATCTTAACAGCGCGAATGGGGGCTTTGCCGGATCGGCCAGCGATCCCACGTCGCCTGCCTATTTTCAACAGACGGTCGGTGATCGCATCCTCTTTCCGGTGGATCAATTCACGCTGACCGCGGACGCGCGAGCGACTTTGGACGGACAGGCCACATGGCTGATGACCAACACCGATTTCGACGCGGTGATCGAAGGCCACGCGGACGAGCAAGGCACGCGGGAATACAACCTCGCGCTGGGTGCGCGGCGCGCCAATTCGGTGCAGGAATACCTGCTGAGCCGTGGTGTGCCGGGCAACCGTATGCGCGTTGTCAGCTTTGGCAAGGAACGCCCCATCGAGCTTTGCAGCGCCGAAAGCTGCTATGCTCAGAACCGCCGTGCAGTGACTGTGATCTCCATTTCACCCACCAGCTAA
- a CDS encoding tetratricopeptide repeat protein, with amino-acid sequence MRFIFRLCAAALLAATFGGPALAQDRDQTLADIRQELSVLFVEVRKLNRELSTTGGASDLSLGGSVLDRVGAIESELQRLTAKTEELELRVDRIVRDGTNRIGDLEFRLVELEGGDLSQLGETSTLGGGEVSTVTPALAPEQTNAPQSEMAVGERADFEAAEAAMAAGNHAEAAALFAAFRSNYPGGPLSERAGLSQGAALEAAGDTAPAARAYLDVFSTNPQGAVAPEALFLLGQSLGRLGQTDEACLTLTEVGTRFPASDKVLEAQSAMQNLGCS; translated from the coding sequence ATGCGTTTCATCTTCCGGCTTTGCGCCGCAGCCCTTTTGGCCGCTACGTTTGGCGGTCCTGCCTTGGCACAGGACCGTGACCAGACCTTGGCCGATATCCGGCAGGAACTTTCGGTGCTGTTTGTCGAGGTGCGCAAGCTGAACCGGGAACTGAGCACGACAGGCGGCGCGTCTGATCTGTCGCTTGGTGGCTCTGTTTTGGACCGTGTGGGCGCGATTGAAAGCGAATTGCAGCGCCTCACGGCCAAGACCGAGGAGTTGGAGCTGCGCGTGGACCGGATCGTGAGGGACGGGACAAACCGGATTGGCGATCTGGAGTTTCGGCTTGTGGAGCTTGAGGGCGGTGATCTGAGCCAATTGGGCGAAACCAGCACTTTGGGCGGCGGCGAGGTGTCAACGGTGACGCCCGCACTCGCGCCCGAGCAAACCAACGCCCCTCAGTCCGAGATGGCTGTGGGCGAGCGCGCTGATTTCGAGGCCGCCGAGGCCGCTATGGCGGCTGGCAACCATGCCGAGGCCGCCGCACTTTTTGCCGCGTTTCGCAGCAATTATCCCGGTGGCCCGCTGAGCGAGCGCGCAGGGCTGTCCCAAGGGGCGGCACTTGAGGCGGCAGGCGACACGGCTCCGGCGGCGCGGGCCTATCTCGATGTTTTCTCGACCAATCCGCAAGGCGCGGTGGCCCCCGAGGCTCTTTTCCTTCTGGGGCAATCCCTTGGTCGTTTGGGTCAGACTGATGAGGCTTGCCTCACGCTGACCGAGGTTGGCACGCGTTTTCCCGCCTCCGACAAGGTGCTTGAGGCACAATCGGCCATGCAAAACCTCGGCTGCTCGTGA
- the tilS gene encoding tRNA lysidine(34) synthetase TilS, with protein MTAEALGRLISEHFGAATATQASLGVAVSGGGDSLALLHLLKAWGGPLRVVTVDHGLRAEAAGEALGVAEACAALNVPHDILRWDGWDGQGNLSARARAARYALMRDWALGHGLSGLALGHTAEDQAETVLMRLARRAGVDGLSGMSAKRGMGKMIMHRPLLAARREALRDYLRGLGVAWVDDPSNTDGAFRRVQARRALEALEPLGLTVEALCDVAGHLAEARETLAQIAAAEADKICRVAQGDVLIDPVRFSCLRPDIARRIMEAVLRWITGADYGPRGAETARALAKVAAQESFTLAGCRITMSRGEMRVTREYRAAERAVPSKGGVWDNRWTVSPAPEGAEWRALGPEGRTMMPDWRQSGVPVASIEASPALWQGAEILAAPLGQPDAGHGAELCRSAPDLRTLILSH; from the coding sequence GTGACGGCAGAGGCGCTCGGGCGGCTCATTTCTGAACATTTCGGCGCGGCTACGGCGACGCAGGCCTCTTTGGGGGTGGCTGTGTCTGGTGGTGGCGATTCACTGGCGCTTTTGCATCTGCTCAAAGCGTGGGGCGGGCCGCTGCGCGTGGTCACTGTGGATCACGGGCTGCGCGCAGAGGCGGCGGGGGAGGCGCTTGGTGTGGCCGAGGCCTGCGCCGCGCTGAACGTGCCGCATGATATCCTGCGATGGGATGGCTGGGACGGGCAGGGGAACCTCTCCGCCCGCGCGCGGGCCGCGCGCTATGCTTTGATGCGCGATTGGGCGCTTGGGCATGGGCTGAGCGGCTTGGCGCTGGGGCACACGGCTGAAGATCAGGCAGAAACGGTCCTGATGCGGCTCGCGCGGCGGGCGGGCGTCGATGGCCTTTCGGGCATGTCCGCAAAGCGGGGTATGGGTAAAATGATTATGCACCGCCCCCTTCTGGCCGCGCGGCGCGAGGCTTTGCGCGACTATCTTCGTGGGCTGGGTGTGGCTTGGGTCGATGATCCCAGCAATACCGACGGCGCATTCCGCCGGGTGCAGGCGCGCCGCGCTCTGGAGGCGTTGGAGCCTTTGGGGCTGACGGTGGAGGCGCTTTGCGATGTGGCTGGGCATCTGGCCGAGGCGCGCGAGACCCTTGCGCAGATTGCGGCGGCGGAGGCGGATAAGATTTGTCGGGTCGCGCAGGGCGATGTGCTGATTGACCCTGTGCGGTTCTCTTGCCTGCGCCCAGATATCGCGCGGAGGATCATGGAGGCCGTGCTGCGCTGGATCACCGGCGCGGACTACGGGCCGCGCGGTGCCGAGACGGCCCGCGCGCTGGCCAAGGTGGCGGCGCAGGAAAGCTTCACACTGGCCGGGTGCCGGATCACCATGTCCCGCGGTGAGATGCGCGTCACCCGCGAATATAGGGCCGCAGAGCGGGCCGTGCCGTCCAAGGGAGGGGTCTGGGACAATCGCTGGACCGTTAGCCCCGCGCCGGAGGGGGCCGAGTGGCGCGCGCTGGGCCCCGAGGGCCGGACCATGATGCCAGACTGGCGGCAGAGTGGGGTTCCCGTGGCGTCCATTGAGGCGTCTCCGGCGCTGTGGCAGGGCGCGGAAATACTGGCCGCGCCGCTGGGCCAACCGGACGCGGGGCATGGCGCAGAACTGTGCCGTTCTGCGCCAGATTTGCGCACATTGATATTATCGCATTGA
- the ftsH gene encoding ATP-dependent zinc metalloprotease FtsH: MGNARNIAFWLVLFLLILALFNLFSGSSGAVQSKSVSYSEFITSVQDDNVTAVTIDGETIQFRGADGQDYSTIMPADAQITETLIAQNIPVTAKSQTQSGFQTFLVSLLPFVLLIGVWIYFMNRMQGGGKGGAMGFGKSKAKMLTEKSGRVTFDDVAGIDEAKEELEEIVEFLRNPQKFSRLGGQIPKGALLVGPPGTGKTLLARAIAGEAGVPFFTISGSDFVEMFVGVGASRVRDMFEQAKKNAPCIVFIDEIDAVGRHRGAGYGGGNDEREQTLNQLLVEMDGFEANEGVIIVAATNRKDVLDPALLRPGRFDRQVTVPNPDIKGREKILGVHARKTPLGPDVDLRLIARGSPGFSGADLANLVNEAALMAARLGRRFVTMVDFEQAKDKVMMGAERRSMVLTQDQKEKTAYHEAGHAIVGMALPKCDPVYKATIIPRGGALGMVVSLPEIDRLNWHRSECEQKLAMTMAGKAAEIIKYGADDVSNGPAGDIQQASGLARAMVLRWGMSDKVGNIDYQQAHEGYMGNGAGSFSISASTKELIEQEVKRMIDEAYGTAFKILTDKNEEWERLAQGLLEYETLTGEEIVRVARGDPPQMDDDAEDPDAGNAPSVTAIPKTKPKAPRAPGGGMEPEPTA, encoded by the coding sequence TTGGGTAACGCACGCAATATCGCCTTCTGGCTGGTTCTGTTCTTGCTGATTCTCGCGCTGTTCAATCTGTTCAGCGGATCGAGCGGGGCCGTTCAAAGCAAATCGGTGAGCTATTCTGAGTTCATCACATCGGTTCAGGATGACAATGTCACCGCTGTGACCATCGACGGGGAAACGATCCAGTTTCGCGGCGCGGATGGGCAGGACTACTCCACTATAATGCCGGCCGATGCACAGATCACCGAGACGCTGATTGCTCAGAACATTCCCGTCACGGCCAAGAGCCAGACGCAATCGGGCTTCCAAACCTTCCTCGTGTCGCTATTGCCTTTCGTTTTGCTGATCGGGGTGTGGATTTATTTCATGAACCGGATGCAGGGCGGCGGCAAAGGTGGGGCGATGGGCTTTGGTAAATCCAAGGCCAAGATGCTGACCGAAAAGTCGGGCCGCGTGACCTTTGATGACGTGGCAGGCATCGACGAGGCCAAGGAAGAGCTGGAAGAGATCGTTGAATTCCTGCGCAACCCGCAGAAATTCTCGCGCTTGGGCGGGCAGATCCCCAAAGGTGCGCTTCTCGTGGGCCCTCCGGGTACGGGTAAAACGCTTCTGGCGCGCGCCATTGCGGGTGAGGCGGGTGTGCCATTCTTCACCATCTCTGGCTCAGATTTTGTGGAAATGTTTGTGGGCGTCGGTGCAAGCCGCGTGCGCGATATGTTTGAGCAGGCGAAGAAAAACGCGCCGTGTATCGTCTTTATCGACGAGATTGACGCCGTGGGCCGTCACCGTGGCGCGGGCTATGGCGGCGGCAATGACGAGCGTGAGCAAACGCTCAACCAGCTTCTGGTGGAGATGGACGGGTTTGAGGCCAACGAGGGCGTGATCATCGTGGCCGCGACCAACCGTAAGGACGTGCTCGACCCTGCATTGCTGCGTCCGGGCCGTTTTGACCGTCAGGTCACTGTGCCAAACCCCGATATCAAAGGCCGTGAGAAAATTCTCGGCGTGCATGCGCGCAAGACGCCGCTTGGCCCTGATGTGGACCTGCGCCTGATCGCGCGTGGCTCGCCCGGCTTCTCCGGCGCGGATTTGGCCAACCTTGTGAACGAGGCGGCCTTGATGGCTGCGCGTTTGGGGCGGCGGTTTGTCACCATGGTGGATTTTGAGCAGGCCAAAGATAAGGTCATGATGGGGGCCGAGCGCCGCTCCATGGTCCTGACGCAGGACCAAAAGGAAAAGACGGCGTATCATGAAGCCGGTCACGCCATTGTCGGCATGGCCTTGCCGAAATGTGATCCGGTCTACAAGGCGACGATCATCCCGCGCGGTGGCGCGTTGGGCATGGTGGTGAGCCTGCCGGAGATTGACCGCCTGAACTGGCACCGGTCCGAGTGTGAGCAAAAGCTCGCCATGACCATGGCCGGGAAAGCCGCCGAGATCATCAAATACGGCGCGGATGATGTGAGCAACGGCCCCGCCGGTGATATTCAGCAGGCCTCGGGCCTTGCGCGCGCCATGGTGCTGCGCTGGGGCATGTCCGACAAGGTTGGCAACATCGATTACCAGCAGGCCCATGAAGGCTATATGGGCAACGGCGCGGGCAGTTTCTCAATCTCGGCCAGCACCAAAGAGCTGATCGAGCAAGAGGTCAAACGCATGATCGACGAGGCCTACGGCACCGCATTCAAAATTCTCACTGATAAGAATGAGGAGTGGGAACGTCTGGCCCAAGGCCTTTTGGAATATGAGACCCTGACCGGCGAAGAGATCGTGCGCGTTGCACGTGGCGACCCGCCGCAGATGGACGATGATGCGGAAGATCCCGATGCGGGCAACGCGCCTTCTGTCACCGCCATTCCCAAGACCAAGCCCAAAGCGCCGCGTGCGCCCGGCGGCGGCATGGAGCCCGAACCCACCGCGTGA
- a CDS encoding methyltransferase domain-containing protein, translating into MGAGEVVDLGCGTGSMGSALAARASGRPVVGVDASPAMLAKARQSKGYDSLQQADFRDWHPRRAPGLIYSNAALHWTGDHGKLLPRLIGFLGKGGTLAVQLPHQNNAPSHRVWLTLAQEIFPGRVDIETTPGIQKPVEYEEMLSPLGRFRMWETEYYQRLRAEAGSHPVRRYTESTYARPILDALEPDERVALIKAYEDVMNSAYPVRGDGSVLFPFRRFFFTLTV; encoded by the coding sequence ATGGGCGCGGGCGAAGTGGTCGATCTCGGATGTGGTACAGGTTCGATGGGCTCAGCACTCGCGGCGCGGGCCTCGGGGCGACCTGTGGTGGGCGTCGATGCGTCGCCTGCCATGCTCGCCAAGGCGCGGCAATCCAAGGGCTATGACAGTTTGCAGCAGGCCGATTTTCGCGATTGGCACCCGCGCCGCGCGCCCGGCCTGATCTATTCCAACGCGGCGCTGCATTGGACCGGGGACCACGGCAAATTGCTGCCCCGGCTGATTGGCTTCTTGGGCAAAGGCGGCACGCTGGCCGTGCAATTGCCGCACCAGAACAACGCGCCCTCGCACCGGGTCTGGCTGACGCTGGCGCAGGAAATCTTCCCCGGGCGGGTCGATATCGAGACGACTCCGGGTATTCAGAAGCCCGTTGAATATGAAGAAATGCTCTCGCCCTTGGGCCGGTTCCGCATGTGGGAGACGGAGTATTACCAACGTCTGAGGGCCGAAGCCGGGAGCCATCCGGTGCGCCGCTACACCGAGAGCACCTATGCGCGCCCGATTCTTGATGCGCTGGAACCTGATGAGCGGGTTGCTCTCATTAAGGCCTATGAGGATGTGATGAACAGCGCCTACCCCGTGCGCGGCGATGGCTCGGTGCTCTTCCCGTTCCGGCGGTTCTTTTTTACACTCACGGTTTAA
- a CDS encoding MOSC domain-containing protein — protein sequence MSAIKKTAHTAKITWLGRVDTGDEGIRSAALERIEATYAGFDGEKHSGLTRPSCVRVKAMHSEGTDIRNVRQFSILSEEELALIAADMGLESVDPCWLGATMIVSGIPDFTHIPPSTRLQTAAGTALVIDMHNQPCQYPAMEIEADRPGHGKGFIAAARGRRGVTAWVEREGLLSVGDALDVYVPDQRPWAELDAALSPKARAMR from the coding sequence ATGTCGGCCATAAAGAAAACTGCCCATACAGCAAAAATCACATGGCTTGGCCGTGTCGATACGGGCGACGAGGGCATCCGCTCTGCCGCGTTGGAGCGGATTGAGGCCACCTATGCCGGGTTTGATGGCGAAAAGCACAGCGGGCTGACACGGCCCTCCTGCGTGCGGGTCAAGGCTATGCACTCTGAGGGCACGGATATCCGCAATGTGCGGCAATTCTCGATTCTGTCGGAGGAGGAGCTGGCGCTTATCGCGGCCGATATGGGGTTGGAGAGCGTCGATCCCTGCTGGCTCGGGGCGACGATGATCGTCTCCGGCATCCCTGATTTCACGCATATCCCGCCCTCCACCCGCCTTCAGACGGCGGCGGGCACGGCCCTTGTGATTGATATGCACAACCAACCCTGCCAATATCCTGCGATGGAGATTGAGGCCGACCGCCCCGGCCACGGCAAAGGGTTCATTGCCGCCGCGCGCGGACGGCGCGGTGTGACCGCTTGGGTGGAGCGGGAAGGGCTCCTTTCGGTGGGTGACGCACTTGATGTTTACGTCCCTGATCAGCGGCCATGGGCCGAGCTTGATGCCGCGCTGAGTCCCAAAGCGCGGGCGATGCGCTAA
- a CDS encoding LytTR family DNA-binding domain-containing protein, translating to MKRHVFKETYSRILSPLTFTICAMGWLTAAIAGPFGTFEAMDLSVRLVFWFFVLVLATVVGYGARALAYLLVGPDKPVYFDIIAIGATVVFATPIILAVGSVVEHTAGAEVPPVPLVALYTLVLAMPIFVLRRLIPGFERHRYSAQWLGDPLEGQPRLMRRLPAEQRGEVLRLSANGHFTEVVTTRGSHTLRLRMKDAIDETEPIAGYCTHRSHWVSQDAICRIERENAHKVFVVLCNEDRVPVSRSFRSELERLGLI from the coding sequence ATGAAAAGACATGTTTTTAAAGAGACATATTCGCGTATTCTATCTCCACTGACATTTACGATCTGCGCGATGGGCTGGTTGACCGCAGCGATTGCTGGGCCGTTTGGCACGTTTGAGGCCATGGATTTGTCAGTGAGATTGGTGTTTTGGTTTTTTGTTTTGGTATTGGCGACCGTGGTGGGCTATGGCGCTCGTGCATTGGCTTATCTTCTGGTCGGACCGGACAAGCCTGTATATTTTGACATAATTGCTATCGGTGCCACAGTGGTCTTTGCCACGCCGATCATTCTCGCGGTTGGAAGCGTGGTCGAGCATACAGCAGGGGCAGAAGTGCCACCCGTGCCGCTGGTCGCACTTTATACCCTGGTCTTAGCCATGCCGATATTCGTCTTGCGGCGACTGATCCCGGGGTTTGAGCGGCATCGCTATTCGGCTCAGTGGCTTGGCGATCCCCTTGAGGGGCAGCCGCGCTTGATGCGGCGCTTGCCCGCAGAGCAGCGCGGCGAGGTGCTGCGCCTCTCTGCAAACGGGCATTTTACCGAAGTGGTGACCACGCGCGGCTCTCACACGCTCCGCCTCAGGATGAAAGATGCGATCGACGAGACAGAGCCGATTGCGGGCTATTGCACGCATCGCTCGCATTGGGTGTCACAAGACGCGATCTGCAGAATTGAGCGTGAGAACGCCCACAAGGTTTTTGTCGTTTTGTGCAATGAGGATCGTGTGCCAGTGAGCCGCAGCTTTCGGTCTGAGCTTGAGCGGCTGGGCCTGATTTAG
- the pdeM gene encoding ligase-associated DNA damage response endonuclease PdeM codes for MTTYAFTLAGAQLTALPSGALYWPQENLLAVSDLHLGKAERRARLGDATLPPYETRDTLSRLEFALRATGASTVVCLGDSFDDPDAAHALPEEDRLWIKTLQAGRRWVWIEGNHDPGPMDLGGTHLAELPLAPLTFRHIARSGASGEVSGHYHPKAQLSLKGRTISRPAFLIDSDRVILPAFGTYTGGLRSSDAALSTLMRTEALAVLTGHSTHVIPMPR; via the coding sequence ATGACCACATATGCTTTCACCCTTGCGGGCGCGCAGCTGACTGCCCTGCCCTCCGGCGCGCTTTATTGGCCGCAGGAAAATCTGCTGGCTGTATCGGACTTGCATCTGGGCAAGGCCGAGCGGCGCGCGCGGCTGGGCGATGCAACTTTGCCGCCCTATGAGACACGCGACACCCTTTCGCGGCTGGAATTCGCCCTGCGCGCTACGGGGGCCAGCACGGTGGTTTGCCTTGGCGACAGCTTCGATGATCCCGACGCGGCCCATGCCCTGCCCGAGGAAGACAGGCTCTGGATCAAGACACTTCAGGCCGGGCGGCGCTGGGTCTGGATCGAGGGCAATCATGATCCGGGCCCGATGGATCTGGGCGGCACGCATCTGGCCGAGTTGCCGCTGGCGCCGCTGACCTTCCGCCATATCGCACGATCCGGGGCCAGCGGCGAGGTTTCGGGCCATTACCACCCCAAAGCGCAGCTGAGCCTCAAGGGCCGGACCATATCGCGCCCTGCGTTCCTGATTGACAGCGACCGGGTGATCCTGCCTGCGTTCGGCACCTATACCGGGGGGTTGCGCAGCTCGGACGCGGCGCTGAGCACGCTCATGCGGACCGAGGCGCTGGCCGTGCTCACCGGCCACAGCACCCATGTCATCCCGATGCCGCGCTAG
- a CDS encoding energy transducer TonB family protein, which produces MSRVVEVSACLALATAVHLALWASSHDGAPGSAGMGGSDSLTVSAVSPALADLVAAWDRPPPAPETPMLSTPQAPTAMTAPAALPQIAAPRSTPSSPAAPSAPVLNAALAPALPSIDTQTPPAPPKTRPRSRPETLARTPPAPKPAAAAKPESESRASQSAAGQGQTTAAGTTATRADPTLSPARTATLMAQWGGGVRSSIERRKRYPGDTRARGTVHLSIQMRTDGALTSVSVARSSGDAALDRAAITAVQSARLPAAPRALPPGTHAFSLPMSFTP; this is translated from the coding sequence ATGAGCCGCGTGGTCGAAGTCTCGGCATGTCTCGCACTTGCCACCGCGGTGCACCTCGCGCTGTGGGCCAGCAGCCATGACGGCGCGCCGGGGTCTGCTGGAATGGGCGGCTCAGACAGCCTCACCGTCTCGGCGGTCAGCCCCGCCCTCGCTGATCTGGTGGCAGCATGGGATCGCCCGCCACCCGCACCCGAGACACCCATGCTCAGCACGCCCCAAGCACCAACGGCCATGACCGCCCCCGCAGCCTTGCCCCAGATAGCGGCGCCGCGCAGCACGCCAAGCAGCCCCGCTGCCCCGTCGGCCCCTGTGCTCAACGCCGCCCTCGCGCCCGCGCTGCCAAGCATCGACACGCAGACACCGCCCGCACCACCCAAAACGCGCCCACGCTCGCGGCCCGAAACCCTCGCCCGCACGCCGCCTGCCCCGAAGCCCGCAGCCGCCGCAAAACCCGAATCTGAGAGCCGCGCCAGCCAGAGCGCGGCGGGCCAAGGTCAAACCACGGCAGCGGGGACCACAGCAACCCGCGCAGACCCCACGCTGTCGCCCGCCCGCACAGCCACGCTGATGGCGCAGTGGGGGGGCGGTGTCCGCAGCAGCATCGAGCGCCGCAAACGCTATCCGGGGGACACGCGGGCCAGAGGGACAGTGCATTTATCCATCCAAATGCGCACCGATGGCGCACTGACCTCCGTGAGTGTGGCGCGCAGTTCAGGAGATGCAGCGCTTGACCGCGCGGCGATTACTGCGGTCCAAAGCGCGCGACTGCCCGCCGCCCCGCGCGCCCTGCCGCCCGGTACACATGCCTTTTCGCTGCCCATGTCGTTCACGCCCTGA
- a CDS encoding ExbD/TolR family protein: protein MRFSRPRPPRRIDAAVPMINVVFLLLIFFLMAARIAPPPPFDITLPAATGETPLGEGAILFAAADGTLSFAGQSGVAALATVAAQAPEALTLRADAAFPAPDLAALLAQLATMGVAAVDLAIRAP, encoded by the coding sequence ATGCGGTTTTCACGCCCCCGCCCGCCGCGCCGCATCGACGCCGCCGTGCCCATGATCAACGTGGTTTTTCTCCTGCTGATCTTCTTCTTGATGGCGGCACGGATCGCGCCCCCGCCGCCCTTCGACATCACCTTGCCAGCGGCTACGGGCGAGACCCCGCTTGGCGAGGGCGCAATCCTCTTTGCCGCCGCAGATGGCACGCTGAGCTTTGCCGGACAAAGCGGCGTGGCCGCCCTCGCCACTGTCGCGGCCCAAGCGCCCGAAGCGCTCACCCTGCGCGCCGACGCGGCCTTCCCCGCACCCGATCTGGCCGCCCTTCTGGCCCAGCTAGCAACGATGGGCGTAGCCGCCGTCGATCTGGCGATCCGCGCGCCATGA
- a CDS encoding ExbD/TolR family protein, which yields MLALPPFRPSRKPSLTPMIDVVFLLLVFFMLASQFGHDSALTLSPAGGDAAYSGPPRLVEIGPDGLRLNGAPVAEAALAEALAPLTTGAEDVIVLRSADATSLQRLIDVAQTLRAAGFATLAVVP from the coding sequence ATGCTCGCCCTGCCCCCCTTCCGCCCAAGCCGCAAGCCCAGCCTTACGCCAATGATCGACGTCGTGTTTCTTCTGTTGGTCTTCTTCATGCTCGCCTCACAATTTGGACACGACAGCGCGCTGACCCTGTCGCCTGCGGGCGGCGATGCGGCCTATTCCGGCCCCCCGCGCCTTGTGGAGATTGGCCCGGACGGGCTGCGCCTCAATGGCGCGCCGGTGGCCGAGGCGGCGCTGGCAGAGGCCCTTGCCCCCCTCACCACAGGGGCCGAAGATGTGATCGTCTTGCGCAGTGCGGATGCTACCAGCCTGCAACGCCTGATCGACGTGGCACAAACCTTGCGCGCGGCCGGGTTTGCCACCCTCGCCGTGGTGCCCTAG